One stretch of Mangifera indica cultivar Alphonso chromosome 9, CATAS_Mindica_2.1, whole genome shotgun sequence DNA includes these proteins:
- the LOC123224825 gene encoding glycerol-3-phosphate dehydrogenase [NAD(+)] GPDHC1, cytosolic isoform X2 — protein sequence MQLKSTGIQVESLCTLCGSRVSSDKEMRLFINRFFYDTDTKKLNSWFRVGCEKMVGSIEPMNQNLYSNGTIQNGTCMEEKLDELRCFLGKAVGDPLRIVSVGAGAWGSVFAALLQDSYGQFREKVQVRIWRRPGRALDRSTAEHLFEVINSREDVLRRLIRRCAYLKYVEARLGDRTLYADEILKDGFCLNMIDTPLCPLKVVTNLQEAVWDADIVVNGLPSTETREVFEEISHYWKERITVPIIISLAKGIEAALEPVPHIITPTQMINRAKNILYLGGPNIASEIYNKEYANARICGVEKWRKPLAKFLRQPHFVVWDNSDLVTHEVMGGLKNVYAIGAGMVAALTKESATSKSVYFAHCTSEMIFITHLLAEEPEKLAGPLLADTYVTLLKGRNAWYGQMLAKGELSRDMGDSISGKGMIQGVSAVRAFYELLSQSILSVLHPEENKPVAPVELCPILKTLYKVLITREQSSQAILKALRDETLNDPRERIEIAQSHAFYRPSLLSQP from the exons ATGCAGTTGAAATCCACAGGCATTCAAGTTGAAAGCCTGTGTACATTATGTGGGTCTCGAGTTTCGTCTGATAAAGAAATGAGATTATTTATAAACCGTTTTTTTTATGACACCGACACGAAAAAG TTGAATTCTTGGTTTCGAGTTGGTTGTGAGAAGATGGTGGGAAGTATTGAGCCGATGAATCAAAATTTGTACTCAAATGGGACAATTCAGAATGGTACTTGTATGGAAGAGAAGCTTGATGAGTTACGGTGCTTTCTTGGTAAGGCTGTCGGTGATCCATTGAGGATTGTTAGTGTTGGAGCAGGAGCTTGGGGCAGTGTTTTTGCTGCTTTGTTGCAAGATAGTTATGGGCAGTTCCGGGAGAAGGTCCAAGTCAGGATTTGGAGAAGGCCTGGAAGAGCTCTTGATAGATCCACCGCAGAACATCTCTTTGAAGTGATCAATTCTAGGGAGGATGTATTAAGGAGGTTGATTCGACGTTGTGCCTATCTCAAGTATGTTGAGGCAAGACTTGGTGATCGCACTCTTTATGCAGATGAGATTTTGAAAGATGGCTTTTGCTTGAACATGATAGACACACCTCTCTGTCCTTTGAAGGTTGTCACTAACTTGCAAGAGGCTGTTTGGGATGCTGACATTGTGGTGAATGGGTTGCCTTCGACTGAAACACGTGAGGTGTTCGAAGAGATAAGTCATTATTGGAAGGAGAGAATTACTGTGCCGATTATCATCTCTTTGGCAAAGGGTATTGAAGCAGCACTTGAACCTGTTCCTCACATTATAACTCCTACACAGATGATTAACAGAGCAA AAAACATACTTTATCTTGGTGGACCAAACATTGCCTCGGAGATTTATAACAAAGAATACGCAAATGCTCGAATATGTGGAGTTGAAAAGTGGAGGAAGCCGCTTGCAAAATTTCTAAGGCAACCCCATTTTGTTGTGTGGGACAATAGTGACCTTGTCACTCATGAAGTCATGGGTGGTCTGAAGAATGTCTATGCCATTGGAGCtg GAATGGTTGCTGCCCTCACCAAAGAGAGTGCTACCAGCAAATCTGTATATTTTGCCCATTGTACATCCGAGATGATATTTATTACTCATTTATTGGCGGAAGAACCTGAGAAGCTTGCAGGGCCTTTGCTGGCTGACACATATGTAACCTTGTTAAAAGGTCGTAATGCCTGGTATGGTCAAATGTTAGCAAAGGGTGAACTAAGCCGGGATATGGGTGACAGCATCAGTGGCAAAGGAATGATTCAG GGTGTCTCTGCAGTGAGAGCATTCTATGAACTTCTGAGTCAATCAATCTTAAGTGTCTTACATCCTGAAGAAAATAAGCCCGTTGCTCCAGTTGAACTTTGCCCCATCTTAAAGACACTCTACAAAGTACTTATAACGAG GGAGCAGTCATCACAAGCTATTCTGAAAGCACTGAGGGATGAAACCTTAAATGATCCGCGAGAACGCATCGAGATTGCACAGAGCCATGCTTTCTACAGGCCTTCACTTCTTAGTCAGCCCTGA
- the LOC123224825 gene encoding glycerol-3-phosphate dehydrogenase [NAD(+)] GPDHC1, cytosolic isoform X1 — protein MQLKSTGIQVESLCTLCGSRVSSDKEMRLFINRFFYDTDTKKLNSWFRVGCEKMVGSIEPMNQNLYSNGTIQNGTCMEEKLDELRCFLGKAVGDPLRIVSVGAGAWGSVFAALLQDSYGQFREKVQVRIWRRPGRALDRSTAEHLFEVINSREDVLRRLIRRCAYLKYVEARLGDRTLYADEILKDGFCLNMIDTPLCPLKVVTNLQEAVWDADIVVNGLPSTETREVFEEISHYWKERITVPIIISLAKGIEAALEPVPHIITPTQMINRATGVPTENILYLGGPNIASEIYNKEYANARICGVEKWRKPLAKFLRQPHFVVWDNSDLVTHEVMGGLKNVYAIGAGMVAALTKESATSKSVYFAHCTSEMIFITHLLAEEPEKLAGPLLADTYVTLLKGRNAWYGQMLAKGELSRDMGDSISGKGMIQGVSAVRAFYELLSQSILSVLHPEENKPVAPVELCPILKTLYKVLITREQSSQAILKALRDETLNDPRERIEIAQSHAFYRPSLLSQP, from the exons ATGCAGTTGAAATCCACAGGCATTCAAGTTGAAAGCCTGTGTACATTATGTGGGTCTCGAGTTTCGTCTGATAAAGAAATGAGATTATTTATAAACCGTTTTTTTTATGACACCGACACGAAAAAG TTGAATTCTTGGTTTCGAGTTGGTTGTGAGAAGATGGTGGGAAGTATTGAGCCGATGAATCAAAATTTGTACTCAAATGGGACAATTCAGAATGGTACTTGTATGGAAGAGAAGCTTGATGAGTTACGGTGCTTTCTTGGTAAGGCTGTCGGTGATCCATTGAGGATTGTTAGTGTTGGAGCAGGAGCTTGGGGCAGTGTTTTTGCTGCTTTGTTGCAAGATAGTTATGGGCAGTTCCGGGAGAAGGTCCAAGTCAGGATTTGGAGAAGGCCTGGAAGAGCTCTTGATAGATCCACCGCAGAACATCTCTTTGAAGTGATCAATTCTAGGGAGGATGTATTAAGGAGGTTGATTCGACGTTGTGCCTATCTCAAGTATGTTGAGGCAAGACTTGGTGATCGCACTCTTTATGCAGATGAGATTTTGAAAGATGGCTTTTGCTTGAACATGATAGACACACCTCTCTGTCCTTTGAAGGTTGTCACTAACTTGCAAGAGGCTGTTTGGGATGCTGACATTGTGGTGAATGGGTTGCCTTCGACTGAAACACGTGAGGTGTTCGAAGAGATAAGTCATTATTGGAAGGAGAGAATTACTGTGCCGATTATCATCTCTTTGGCAAAGGGTATTGAAGCAGCACTTGAACCTGTTCCTCACATTATAACTCCTACACAGATGATTAACAGAGCAA CTGGTGTACCAACAGAAAACATACTTTATCTTGGTGGACCAAACATTGCCTCGGAGATTTATAACAAAGAATACGCAAATGCTCGAATATGTGGAGTTGAAAAGTGGAGGAAGCCGCTTGCAAAATTTCTAAGGCAACCCCATTTTGTTGTGTGGGACAATAGTGACCTTGTCACTCATGAAGTCATGGGTGGTCTGAAGAATGTCTATGCCATTGGAGCtg GAATGGTTGCTGCCCTCACCAAAGAGAGTGCTACCAGCAAATCTGTATATTTTGCCCATTGTACATCCGAGATGATATTTATTACTCATTTATTGGCGGAAGAACCTGAGAAGCTTGCAGGGCCTTTGCTGGCTGACACATATGTAACCTTGTTAAAAGGTCGTAATGCCTGGTATGGTCAAATGTTAGCAAAGGGTGAACTAAGCCGGGATATGGGTGACAGCATCAGTGGCAAAGGAATGATTCAG GGTGTCTCTGCAGTGAGAGCATTCTATGAACTTCTGAGTCAATCAATCTTAAGTGTCTTACATCCTGAAGAAAATAAGCCCGTTGCTCCAGTTGAACTTTGCCCCATCTTAAAGACACTCTACAAAGTACTTATAACGAG GGAGCAGTCATCACAAGCTATTCTGAAAGCACTGAGGGATGAAACCTTAAATGATCCGCGAGAACGCATCGAGATTGCACAGAGCCATGCTTTCTACAGGCCTTCACTTCTTAGTCAGCCCTGA